The Coffea arabica cultivar ET-39 chromosome 3c, Coffea Arabica ET-39 HiFi, whole genome shotgun sequence genome contains a region encoding:
- the LOC113735549 gene encoding uncharacterized protein yields the protein MDKGWMFLADRWCDEYRNGLEKFLTMAKQHKGDKPKIRCPCRKCRNVKYYSVHVVKSHLLYKGMDSTYTYWKFHGETLPNENSNAHSCCDNEHEINANNAEVNDDEMQEILEDIYWGTFNEEELNGGSNKEVSFRKEDELEKFDRLFKDAKRALYPGCKKYSILLFVVKLLHLKVLNRWSNKSFTMLLQLLKDSYPDDNLLPSSYYDSRKLLGGIGLRCDLIHACKNDCILFRKEYEGLDHCPKCLQSRWKINDGKGKKVPQKILRYFPLKPRLQRLFMSRKIASYMRWHKEKRVEEIGVLSHPADGESWKEFDKKFPWFAEDARNVRLALSSDGFNPFNNMCNSYSMWPVVLINYNMPPWVSKREPYFFLSLLIPGRRSPGKDIDVFLQPLIDELLELFKGVRTYDSVAEQCFLLHAALMWTINDFPAYGDLSGWVTKGKMACPCCNDKTDYQSLRNKIGYLGHRRFLPDNHVWRNDGKKFNGKVERRLKPRELSGEEILKQLKVVEGVTLGKNPNTKKGSAVLKKETGLRRAYFTNYRIGKIFH from the coding sequence ATGGATAAGGGTTGGATGTTCCTGGCTGATAGATGGTGTGATGAATATAGGAATGGGCTAGAGAAATTTTTAACAATGGCAAAACAGCACAAAGGTGATAAACCAAAGATTAGATGTCCAtgcagaaaatgcagaaatgtGAAGTACTACTCTGTTCATGTTGTTAAGAGTCATCTGCTATATAAGGGGATGGATAGTACTTATACATATTGGAAATTTCATGGGGAAACTCTGCCTAATGAAAATTCAAATGCTCATTCATGTTGTGATAATGAGCATGAAATTAATGCTAACAATGCAGAAGTAAATGATGACGAAATGCaagaaattttagaagacaTCTATTGGGGGACCTTTAATGAAGAAGAATTAAATGGTGGGAGCAATAAGGAGgtttcttttagaaaagaaGATGAGTTAGAAAAATTTGATAGATTATTTAAAGATGCTAAGCGGGCCTTATATCCTGGCTGCAAAAAGTATTCAATATTACTTTTTGTTGTAAAATTGCTACACTTGAAGGTACTCAATCGATGGAGTAATAAATCTTTTACCATGCTTCTTCAACTATTGAAGGATTCCTACCCTGATGATAACTTACTTCCGTCCTCTTACTACGATTCCAGAAAGTTATTGGGGGGCATTGGGTTGCGGTGTGACCTGATTCATGCATGCAAGAATGACTGTATTCTCTTTCGGAAGGAATATGAAGGATTGGATCATTGTCCAAAATGCTTGCAATCTAGATGGAAAATAAATGATGGCAAAGGTAAAAAAGTTCCTCAGAAGATTCTTCGCTACTTTCCTTTGAAGCCAAGACTGCAGAGACTATTTATGTCAAGAAAAATAGCATCTTATATGAGATGGCACAAGGAAAAACGAGTTGAAGAAATAGGGGTCTTAAGTCATCCAGCAGATGGTGAATCATGGAAAGAGTTTGATAAGAAATTTCCATGGTTTGCTGAAGATGCTCGAAATGTGCGTCTTGCATTGTCAAGTGATGGTTTCAACCCTTTCAATAATATGTGTAACTCCTATAGTATGTGGCCAGTGGTGCTCATAAACTATAACATGCCACCTTGGGTATCAAAAAGGGAGCCTTATTTCTTCTTGTCACTACTTATTCCAGGTCGTCGGTCACCGGGAAAGGATATTGACGTGTTTTTGCAACCTTTGATTGATGAACTGTTAGAATTGTTCAAAGGTGTTAGGACATATGATTCTGTGGCTGAACAATGCTTTCTTTTGCATGCTGCACTTATGTGGACTATAAATGACTTTCCGGCTTATGGGGACTTATCTGGTTGGGTGACCAAGGGAAAAATGGCATGCCCTTGCTGCAATGATAAAACGGACTATCAGTCATTGAGAAACAAGATTGGTTACTTGGGCCACCGTCGCTTTTTGCCTGATAATCATGTGTGGCGAAATGATGGCAAAAAATTTAATGGCAAGGTAGAGAGAAGGTTGAAACCACGGGAATTGTCAGGTGAAGAAATTCTTAAACAATTAAAAGTTGTTGAGGGTGTAACACTTGGAAAAAATCCAAATACTAAGAAAGGAAGCGCAGTCTTGAAGAAAGAAACTGGACTAAGAAGAGCATATTTTACCAATTACCGTATTGGAAAGATATTCCACTAA
- the LOC113735550 gene encoding small ribosomal subunit protein eS24z-like yields MADKAVTIRTRKFMTNRLLSRKQFVIDRTHPGSPNFSKAELKEKLARMYDVKDPNAIFVFKSRTHCAENAKKYEPKYRLIRNGLDTVLDLPNKGRIQDRN; encoded by the exons ATGGCGGACAAGGCAGTGACTATTCGTACTAGGAAGTTCATGACCAATCGTCTTCTTTCCAGAAAACAATTCGTCATTGATAGAACGCATCCTGGAAGTCCTAATTTTTCCAAGGCTGAGTTGAAGGAGAAATTGGCTAGGATGTATGATGTGAAGGACCCAAATGCCATCTTTGTTTTCAAGTCCAGGACGCATTGTGCAG AGAATGCTAAGAAATATGAGCCCAAATATCGGCTTATCAGGAATGGCCTGGATACTGTACTGGACCTGCCCAACAAGGGACGGATTCAAGACAGAAATTGA
- the LOC113734554 gene encoding uncharacterized protein: MGSKTLLFLFISLAIALMITSEVAARELAETSTSVDNSNAVETDGYGGYRGGGYGGHPGGGYGGYHGGGYGGYPGGGYGRRGGGGRGGYGGYHGGGYGGYPGGGYGGRGGGGYGGHPDEAVDAETEN; the protein is encoded by the exons ATGGGTTCAAAGacacttcttttccttttcatttcctTGGCTATAGCCTTAATGATTACCTCAGAGGTTGCTGCTAGGGAATTGGCTGAGACTTCCACGTCTGTTGACAATT CTAATGCAGTTGAGACTGATGGCTACGGAGGGTACCGTGGAGGAGGATATGGGGGCCATCCAGGAGGAGGTTATGGAGGATATCATGGGGGTGGATATGGAGGGTACCCGGGTGGTGGCTATGGCAGACGTGGCGGTGGCGGCCGTGGTGGTTATGGAGGATATCACGGGGGTGGATATGGAGGGTATCCTGGTGGTGGCTATGGAGGACGTGGTGGCGGCGGCTATGGTGGACATCCTGATGAGGCTGTTGATGCAGAGACTGAGAACTAA
- the LOC140037630 gene encoding uncharacterized protein encodes MGSKTLLFFFISMAVVLMITSEVAAKSVDNSKTVETNEEGEAKYHGGGHGGGHGGGYGGGHGGHGGGYGGGHGGGHGGHHGGGYGGHPGEGNGDGHGGYGGGGHGGYGHGGGGHGGYGHGGHGGGGHGGHPGEAADAKPLN; translated from the exons ATGGGTTCCAAgacacttcttttctttttcatttccatGGCTGTAGTTCTAATGATTACCTCAGAGGTGGCTGCCAAGTCAGTTGACAATT CCAAGACAGTTGAGACAAATGAGGAAGGAGAAGCCAAGTACCATGGAGGTGGCCACGGAGGAGGCCATGGAGGTGGCTACGGAGGAGGCCACGGAGGCCACGGAGGAGGCTACGGAGGAGGTCATGGAGGAGGTCATGGAGGGCACCATGGCGGTGGATACGGGGGCCATCCAGGAGAAGGTAATGGGGATGGACATGGAGGGTACGGGGGTGGCGGCCATGGTGGTTATGGACATGGCGGTGGCGGCCATGGTGGTTATGGACACGGCGGACATGGTGGTGGCGGCCATGGTGGACATCCTGGTGAGGCTGCAGATGCTAAGCCTCTGAACTAA